The genomic DNA CCAGCTTGCTCAGATTATTGTGGGTGTGGGGCTTGGCGCTCTGGTCAACATGGCAGGAAGTGTAATTGTTGTGGTCCTCTCGGCCTCGACCGTTTCCCTGTTTGGCTGCATCTTCATCGCCCTCTTCATCAGATATGTTGAATGATTCTGCTTatataaaagtatttaaatgttattgttttaataaataaagattctTTATTATGTCCTTAAAATGTCTTGGATTCCTGTGattccattattattattattattattattattatggtaaTTTCACTTCAGGGTGTCAGCAATTAGTCTTAGACTTAGTTTGACATTTAGTTTGATGAGAAGATCACCACTCACTCTGAACTATTAAGATCCGTTTTCTTGAGTAAAGGTcttgcaaaaactgaaatgtacAAAAGTATTATCATCAAATTTacttaaaggcccagtgtgtaagattaacAGGAcacagaaaatggcagaaattaaatatattattcataacaTGTTTCCATTTATGGCAGCACAGTGGTACAGTGATTAGCACTGTCACCTTACAGCACATCTCTATTACTCGtccaaaagagaaacagagaatcACTGGTTAATcgatgactctaaattgtccgtaggtgtgaaaATGGTTGTTTGTCCCTATGaaccctgtgatgagctggtgacttttCCAGGGTGTACCTGGTCTTGATCAAAGTCCAGCTCCACTGTGACACCtgtaagcagttacagataatagatggatgTTTCCATTAAAGCAATATCACACGAGAGGGAGTGCTGTTATATTGAATGTCAACAACGCGAATAGTTCTGCAAATGGACTCGTGGATTgcactgttgccaagcaacataTGAACATTTCCCCAAACACTAGCTTGTTAGCTACTGCTAGCTGTGTAGGTCTACACATTACCACAGGCCAACTGATTTGTATCATGTACATCTATGTGAAataagtctgtttacagtcgctttgatggaaatatttgagttctgatataaaaaaataatagtgtACTGATCCACTAAGCAGCACTATTTTTgcattataatataaatgtatctTTATGGATTACATTGaagggcctttctgtgtggagtttgcatgctctccccgtgtctgtgtgggttctctccgggtactccagctaccccccacagtccaaagacatgcagttcATAGGTTAATTGGGGATctggctgtaggtgtgaatgtgagtgtgaatggttgtttctatgtgccctgtgaggctggcgacttgtccagggtgtaccccacctctcatcaagtcagctgggatagtctccagccccaccatgaccctgatgcggataagtggttatggataatggatggacggatgcATTACATTGATGCTAAGACTGTAATGTCCTTCATCTTGTGTTTCTAGAGCAACATGTggagtatttctttgcaggaatgaaatacaacaaGGGTAGTCAATTATGATTTAAGGAGGTCCGGATAGAGAAAATGTCCTCATGTTCAGGTCCGCAGCATCATTATGTTTAACTTGCATTATAGTTTAGTTTTGCATtactattattttatatgtattgAAGCAGACttgtcattgtatcaacatctgcactgtgtgaagtcaagactcaaatcaaacaaagaaagctataaTTCAATGTCATGTcgataatatttattttcagtgcgACTCTGGAGagctacatacaataataaataataaatcaaataaataagaaaagtcaaagcaaagtaaatttgacatttaacttaaattattaataataagtactttaataataataattataagtTGTTGGCTGACTCGGCTGCAATGTTCCGGAATAAAAGCCGGTTTTCAACCTTCCGCCGTTTAGCCCACACCATGGCACACTGACTCACAATTTGATCgctctctcctgtctcttcactcctttatatttttctctttgtcactgtcactgccaCTCTGTTCAGTCCTACCCTGCCTGTCACtggctgacattcttgcccTCACCTTGACCAATCTCAGTCCTCATGCCTAAACCGAACCAACTCGAATGCACTAAGGCAACGAGTACTGGCtaatcagagacaggtaggatATCCCTTTCGCCGAGTAGCAGTGTAGAAACACTGTCGGAAAAGAGTCGCCGGTCAAAATGTAATCTCCATCAAAACTGAATAACACTTAATGATATGTTTTTTCCGGCtcaggacaggacagagtgttttttttttttttttttttttttagcttttttcaagctttattttcaacagagacagctgaagagtgacagggagatgggaaatgacatgcagtaaagggCTGCaagtcggattcgaaccctaggccgctgctgagccttcatGCATGGCCTtcatgctctaccaactgagctaatcaacaACCCCAGAAGGGATCTTTAAACCTGTCAAAAATAGTCAGAGTTGATGTAACTCCTGCATTCCAATAGAAAGTATGCTGACTGGAGTGACCACTGTGTCAGGACCAATGGGCCTCCTCGTTCCTTGTCCTCATTTGCTCCTCATTACATCTCTTTTTCTACCTCCTGGCTTTGTAAGGAGGGAAATCAGTGGCTTGCtcagttttcaaagcttgttgTCACATTTGTCTGTTCGCTTGTAATATACTGACTTCCAGGGAtggactggcaatctggcattCTGTCAAGtcccaatatatatatatatttaacaagtagatcacacaccccaaacacactcttggGCTTAGCaatgggcaatgtgggccgcgCAGGAGTGGGAGGGGGGGCTGGGATGTAATCCCGAGCCTATGGCGCACGAGAAAAAAGTTTGCCtcgggggggcgggggggttgTTGTgagctgctctggtccaaaatgccagggccgatttttttgtcccagtccgcccatgatATTTCACAGGTTCCAGGTGTTTCAGATCTGTTCTCATGTGTGAATCGATTGATACACAACAAAAGCCTTCGAGAATATCTAAACATCTTTGAAAATCTGCTTCCTAgacagtaaaaacacatcaaaggGTCTTCTCCAGAGCCGCGGGTGATCAACAGAGATATTAGCTCATCTCTTGAGGCATAACactgttacatttaaaattctAATCCTGATTTTGACTCAAGTCATTTTGCTTTCCCCATAAGGGATTTTCCAACAAGATGAaatgctatgtgtgtgtgtttgtgtgtgtgtgtgtgtgtgtgtgtgtgtgtgtgtgtgtgtgtgtgtgtgtgtgtgtgtgtgtgtgtgtgtgtgtgtgtatgttgaactgaagtgtgtatgtgcactgtGGGAACTGGATTCAGCATCCACATGACAGTTTGCTCCTGAGGCAATtagacatttattttctatttagattagcctgtttgtttttaagcagATTAAAAGTGTGGTATCTATCTCAGGGTGTTGAATCAGTCCCTTCTCTGTCAGATCCATGTATGCTTTGTGTTTCCCTCCgtcaggtctttttttttgttgttgtttgtgtcaccacacacacacacacacacacacacacacacacacacacacacacacacacacacacacacacacacacgcacacacacgcacacacacgcgcacacacacatagactgaACGGTTGGATGCAGAAGGAGGATTGAAGGGATTTCAACCAAGTTAGTTCCATTAGATCCTTTTTGAAATACGACATAAATCCTGCACTTAATGTCAAAACTGGGAGGTttcagtgagtcagtcagtAGTGCAAGTGGAAATCAAATCTTACTTACTTAAAGTGGCAGCATTTTAGTATCACATATATAGAGTTATAATTAGTGATGCATTAGTGTCACTTTATAGTTGCTGTTGATAAGTGGGAGCTCAAATGAATTACTTCATATTCGGCTGGAGAGCTTAATATATAAGAAAACAGCATCATTTATGagttcatttatattgttgtgTGAATAATATGAATCTAATTTTGTAAATTGTATAATTTTGTAATTTCATAGATGTAGTTTAGTTGTTTAGTTGAAGTATAAGGAAGCATAATTTGGAAATAGTTCAGGAAAATGTTCTTAAATGCACTGATATTAAATGTgccatcatctgcaaacatacGTTAATACGATAACAGCGCAGCTTCATCTGCCTCTGACATTTAACTGCTGTCAAATTTGTGAGGAAATAACTAGTATTTTAATGCTGATGTTCGTGGTTGATGATTTTATTACAAATGTGGGAGCGACACCCATGAGATCATCCCTCTAATTTCATGCACATGATAACATTTACTTACAGATGAGGGGGCTAATGGTGCTGCCTGTCTGCAGAAATCAAAAGCACATGATTTAATGCTCCTAATGCTACTCATTTCTCCATTAAATCAATATTAATGAGGGGTTTATATGCATTTCTAAAGGAATTGTTGATGAGATGTTTCACACAGTCACTCATGAAGGGATTTTTAAATTCCTGTTGTGCTTGTTGTGATATGACTATATTAATCCAAAGTGGACTCACTGTACATACACTCAACCtgacatttgcatgttttgtgtgctttaatgttaaatatcataacaaataaatgattttaagaTTAATCTAGCCAAGGTCTTCTGACATTTACACATAACATTTattagaaaattaaataaaaaatggtgtAAATGGCATGATATTTAAGATCTATGCCTAATGTCTGATGGTCATATAGTTTTATAATCAACTTTTTATGTCTCGATTTAACAGATCCACATAGTGATGCTTCAGCTCAAACCAATAAGTCACAATACCTGATACCAGAGCTGTCTTTCCCcctgatttaaaatctgttccaCACTGTGTGGAGTTCATTGTAAAGATTTTTACACAAGGTGTAAAACACTGTCTGAATGACACCTgacaaagagaacaaacaaGCGTCTCAGTTATTATTGATACTCTTTatgtacacattaaaaacatctttacgCACATTCAAAATGCTGTTATGTCTTCTGTCTTTATTCACAAGAGAAATGTCATTGCCTCTTTAATTATAAAGAGCATCTCTTAGTATAAGTGAAGTGGCCGAAGTCTGTTGTAAACAGGCTTGAGTCAGTCAGTGTGATTAACTGAGATCTGACAGTTCATCATCTTTTCTCACCTTTTTAATAATGCAAATCCAATTAACTCTATTTTCAAGTACATCTTTTCGGGGGCAACTGTGGGGAGAGAAACTGAGCAATTAACATGActtatttaaaaagacactttAGATTTAAGTGTTGTTTTGCGGCAGATCCCGTCTGTCATTGTACATAACTGCCCCCGGAGGGTAGAACAACACAGAGGGTTCCTCTGGCGCGCTGACCGGGGCCAGGACTTGCTCTTGCTCGTTCACCTCTTGCTTTGTGGTGGCTGTGATCGGTCGTATTGTCGGCGATGTCATGCTCCAAAAGAGTTTTTTCAGCGCTTTCCTGAACTCGCGTCTCATCAGGCAGTACAGGATGGGGTTCAGGCAGCTGTTGGAGTGCGCAAGGCACACGGACACAGGGAAAACGTACACCTGCGTGGTGTAGTACTCATAGCTGAAATGAACCACGTTGAGTTTGATGAGGATGCCCCAAGCTGTCAGGGCTTGGTTGGGTAgccagcagaggaagaaggatAAAACCACGATGGTGACAGACCTGGTGATTTTTGCGCGTCGTTTTGCGCTCGAcgtgttgatgtttttggatgTAATGAAGCGCAAAAGGAGCAGGTAACAGGCTGAGATGATGCCCAGAGGCAACACAAAACCAAGCAGCACTTTCTGAGAGTGATAGAGTCCCAGCCAAAACTGCGCAGTCCCATTGGTTTCGGGGAATTTGACAAGACACAAGTCCTCATTGGAAACTGTCACGGTTGTGGAGAAAACTGCGTGCGGCAGAGCGGCGGAGACAGCGGCAAACCAGATGAAAACGGTGATGCACCGCGCCGAGCAGCAGTGCGGCCGCCGCCGCCTGCCCTTAAGCGCAGATACCAGAGACGAGTACCGCGCCACGCTCATGgcagtgaggaaaaacacactggCATACATGTTCATAGCTGTCACGTACGACACGATCTTGCACATTGCTTTGCCGAAAAGCCACGTGAAGTCCAGCGCGTTTTCCACCGCCCAGAAAGGCAGAGTCAAAACGAACTGGATGTCCGTCACAGCCAAACTAGTTACAAAAAGATTGATGGAGGATTTCTTCCACACTTGTTTAGACTTCATTAGGTACAGGACCAGTACGTTTCCAACAAGACCTAACGCGCAAACCAGTGAGTAAATGATAGAGATGATAATCCTCACGACAGCGGCGCCATCTCCCACAAAATCTGTCTTGTCCGAGTGGTGGAAGTAGTCACTGTAGGAGCGGTTGGTCGTGttgaaaacacagctgaagtTGGAGGTTGCGGCGTAGATTATCCCTACTGATCCCTCGTAACTCTTGTCAATGAATTCTCCAGACATTTTAACTTTAATCCCTGAGGATGTTTACAGAAGTCATGCTCATAAATCCAAACGCTTCACGGAGAATTTTTTCTTTCGCCAGTCTCCATGTTACTTACTAAAATTACGCATTGAAATGCGGTCTGTGTGCCCATATGAGCACTAAATAACTGAGGTGTGTACCACTGAAAGGTGACAGAGCTTCTTATCAAATGTCCGTGTGGCTCTGAGGTTTTCTCTGTGCGTCTCGGCTCTCCAACCGCGCAAAAGCGTCCTGACGCAGCGCTCAGGCGCAATCTGGCGCTGTCCTTGGTTCTGATTAGATGCCACgtgaagaaaaatattaaaagcttAAAATCAATTTCATGTGCTCAAaccagcaaaaataaataatcttcttgAGCTAggtctaataaataaataaataaataaataaagagcactcacatgcacacacagctatAGTGAAGGTCTGAGATGTTGAATGCTGGATTCAGAAATccaatacttttattttgcttcCTATTGATCCCACTTTACCTCGGCTCGGGGTCTGTTTCTGTTCGTGTTCCCTTGGTACCAGGTTGGATGCACATGTGAGAAGAGGGGGTATCCAACGCACTTTGGACGGAGCAGAAGGCAGAGCTGCAGGCGTACATGCTTCTCTGCGCTTCCATTAGAGCACTCACCTAACCAATCTTTTATAGAGGCTGtgtgattatgatattgatttattttgtcttattgAAACCTGACTGTGTGATGAAGAATATGTCCATtcaaatgaatccactcctcccagtccTTGTAATACTCACATTCCTCAAAGTACCAGTCAAGGAGGTTGAGTTGGAtccatatttgactcaagtgtACTTCAAgatcctaaacctaaactgaattataattcatttgaaagtcttgctCTCAGCCTTATACACACAATCTGGAAAACACTATAaccaattttatttgttgtcaGTTTATGTTCTTATTCAGAATTTTTATTTGAGTTTGCAGTTTTCATCAGGCTTGGACAGATGCAGTAATTATTttaggtgattttaatattcatgtggacaaccataATAAAAGCCAtagtactgtgtttatctctttgTTCGATGCAATTGAGAGTGagagtgtcagagtgtaaataaaccaattcattttctgaaccagactcttgatcttgttctctcatatggcattgaaattgaatGTCTTTCTACATAATCCTCTTCtatctgttcattttttaataacctttgagttcatattactggactataagtCTTTTGGCAGAAACTCTTACAGCAGATGATTATCTGAAAGTGCTGTAGCCAAGTTTGAGGAAGTGATTCTTTcagtattgaattcaatgccatgtctcaatgtaacagaggacgTGTTGGCTACCTTCAGCCCCTCCAAAATAAATCTTCTACAATCGATTCTTGACGCTATTGCACCTCTAAAAAAGAAGATAAtcaaacaaaggaggttagcatcATGGTATAACCAGCAGACTTGCGACTTAAAACAAATGGTGTGCTACCAAGTAATGTGCTTAGTCTGCCAAGATTGTTTTAAAACATGCAGGAAGGCtttttaaaaagcccactctggatccagaggttttagccaattacagaccAACATCTaacctttcctttctttctaagatacttgagaaagctgtagccaaTACGTTACGTATACGtaatatatttttcagattgTATTAATAGATATTCCAGGCAAGCAAGGACTAtctgtcataataataatatcacacacacacacacacacacacacacacacacacacacatgcagttcaATCAATAATTGTGAAGGAAACTAAAGGCACTAAAAAGAACTGCAAACTAGGTGAAGGTAACCTCCCTtcaatattacattatattccCACTATATTCATTGTGAATATCAAGAGTACTTAGATTTAGCATTGCTCTCCTATTAAATAGTTGGACTCACAAtggatacaaacaaaacaaaaaattggaaattgaaaatttgaaaataaacattgatgcagcagaacaaaatatatatattttctatttacaAATGTAGCCTTGAACTgctagcctcaagcagagatgaggagcagagcTACAGATCTGGTAACCTTAGCACAAACTCTGCgtcaccatccatccatccatccatccatccatccatccatccatccatccatccatccatccatccatccatccatccatccatccatttcctcttctcttcttatcATCTATTGTAACCACTGATCTTTATCAGTGTCACGGGTGGCTGGAGGCAActccagctgacattgggcaagaggcaggacaactcatcagttcatcacagggacATAAAGATAAACAACCATTCAGGTTCATATTTACACCTACGACCAATTTACtgccagattaaaaaaaaaaaaagtcaaacttgtAGTCTTCCAACCCAACCAACCCAATGAATCAGATTTCACACAGCTCCCTCCGCCACAAAACgttttatgtaactttttttagtAACTTCTAGTTTATGAgagtttgaaaaacaaatttaagAATCTCTTTAATATCAATTACTTACAATTTCTGTGTTACAGAATTTTCCTCTCAAAttctttgtaatattttgtttgtcacCCAACAAAAGACAATGTCTTAGTAAAGGGACAaatggtaaatagactgtacttatatagtttttttcccattcacacacactgatggcattggctgccatgcaaggctCCAACTGCTTATCAGTTTGGAGgctaatcacattcacacacattcagacaccgATGGCTTAtgtacactgaacaaaaatataaacgcaacactgttctttttgctcccatttttcattagcagaacacacctgtgaggtgagatggattatctcggcaaaagagaagtgctcactatcacagacacatttgtgaacaatatttgagagaaatggttattttgtgggtacagaaaatgttttcgatctttgagttcatctcaggAAAAttggagcaaaaacaaaagtgttgcatttatgtttttgttcagtgtaattTTCTTATGTGTGTCTAACATTCTaacataaaaaagataaaacattgtCTGTGCGgtctacaaaaacaacatttagcaCTGTTTCACTGTTACATTTTCACTCTATACCTTATACTTATTAAATCTCACTTAAATTGTACTATGCCGTGCAAATACTGTTTCCTGTGCTAATTAAATTATATCTCATCTTTTCATGGCAACGCTTCCTGttatatctatagatatatgTGTGGATCTTATAtgaagattattatttttgtgaaatgatCCAACATGCATATCCGTTGTGTGTTGGGAACATTTCGTGACCGTTCTATAGCTCAAGTAGAACTAATTGTGTAAATTCAAAAAAGGATGTTCTTTGGTTATGGGTCATCTCTCTGTTATTCAAAGCAAAGTAATCATTTCTCATTTTAGATAATTATATTTTAggattaaaaataacatctttGAACACAAAGAATAGACTTCACATGGTAAAAAAGAATTGAACGAAAGAGGAGGCTTCCTTTTTTCTTATGGCTCTAACCCATGGCTCACTAATTAGAAATTTTAGCATGAGAATAGATACAGAGAATACCATTTTAACCTTGAGAAGAGCTAGCTGAAGTGGTTTGAGCTCTTTGGCAAAGAAAAGAtgtatatgattttttttcaaattgtcaACATAATAGAGGCTCTTACATTAAATTAAGCAACATATGAACTACTCTTAAGTCTTAAAGGGCCTGctaatattatattatggaccaatgacagaaaatgacatcTATGCCTAGACGTTATATgtagaaagaagagagaggaaaatttGGGTGAGATCAGGACAGACAGACCTCTCTGTCTACTGTACGTTTGTACAGGAGCCGTTGTTTGAACTGATGTCCATTTCAGTACTGTACTTAAAGTAATGTCGTAAGAGTCATAAAGTTCTGTGGATGAACAGACAAAAGCTATTTTTTCTGTAAACCCCCAACATTGGAAAACAGTCTCAACAGGGCCACAGAGTCCAGAATGAAAGAAGCTATTGTAGCTGTGTCTTTGTTGTCCTTCGTTGGGGTATGAACTGCTTCATTACAGAGGAATGGCTTTGCAGACAGGATCTGATGGTATAAACATATCTATTACTCACTGTCAGAACTAAACCAACAAGGTTTATTATGCATAAGTTGTGATTCAGAGAGACAAAAGTGGCCACCCACGCTATTTATATAAACTGCCATCATCTTAGTTTGTGAACCTGGTGAACCAATGCTGCACAGTGTTGATTATGACTCGCACTTTTTtcacagtgattttatttaatacagATACAACtttaacaacacaaagaaaattcTGCTTGCAATTTTTGTTGCAGATGTGGTTTCTATCTGTAGATCTCATTTCACCTTTAGATCAGCAAATGCGAACCATCAGTGAAATAA from Larimichthys crocea isolate SSNF chromosome IX, L_crocea_2.0, whole genome shotgun sequence includes the following:
- the rxfp3 gene encoding relaxin-3 receptor 1 yields the protein MSGEFIDKSYEGSVGIIYAATSNFSCVFNTTNRSYSDYFHHSDKTDFVGDGAAVVRIIISIIYSLVCALGLVGNVLVLYLMKSKQVWKKSSINLFVTSLAVTDIQFVLTLPFWAVENALDFTWLFGKAMCKIVSYVTAMNMYASVFFLTAMSVARYSSLVSALKGRRRRPHCCSARCITVFIWFAAVSAALPHAVFSTTVTVSNEDLCLVKFPETNGTAQFWLGLYHSQKVLLGFVLPLGIISACYLLLLRFITSKNINTSSAKRRAKITRSVTIVVLSFFLCWLPNQALTAWGILIKLNVVHFSYEYYTTQVYVFPVSVCLAHSNSCLNPILYCLMRREFRKALKKLFWSMTSPTIRPITATTKQEVNEQEQVLAPVSAPEEPSVLFYPPGAVMYNDRRDLPQNNT